A single Thermosynechococcus vestitus BP-1 DNA region contains:
- the ftnA gene encoding non-heme ferritin, translating into MLSSAMINRLNAQINLEMFSARLYLQMSSWCAHKALEGCATFLGQHADEEMAHMRRLLSYMHETGALAILEGLEAPPHNFGSLKEMFSQVYSHEQLVTRKINELVHLANSEPDYSTLQFLQWYVAEQHQEEFLFKSILDKIDLIGTEGQGLFFIDQEIGKLASTSGSKTLSTIG; encoded by the coding sequence ATGTTATCTTCAGCAATGATCAATCGCCTAAATGCACAAATTAATCTTGAGATGTTCTCAGCTCGTCTCTATTTGCAGATGAGCTCTTGGTGTGCTCACAAAGCCTTAGAAGGATGTGCTACTTTTCTTGGGCAACATGCCGATGAAGAAATGGCACACATGCGGCGCCTTCTGAGCTATATGCACGAGACCGGTGCCCTCGCAATTTTGGAGGGTCTAGAGGCTCCTCCCCACAACTTTGGTTCTCTGAAGGAGATGTTTAGCCAAGTCTATAGCCACGAACAGTTGGTCACTCGCAAAATAAACGAGCTAGTGCATTTAGCAAATAGCGAACCTGATTATTCAACACTGCAGTTTTTGCAGTGGTATGTTGCCGAACAACACCAAGAGGAATTTTTATTCAAGAGCATCCTTGATAAAATTGACCTCATTGGTACAGAGGGGCAAGGGCTATTTTTTATTGACCAAGAAATTGGTAAACTTGCCTCGACCAGCGGCAGCAAGACACTGTCTACCATAGGCTAA
- a CDS encoding valine--pyruvate transaminase — translation MNPALSQIGQQMSQLTGVRAIMKDIIETLRLNRGQDLINLSAGNPLIVPEVEQLWRDCTHELLASPEFGQVVCRYGPSQGYEPLIAAVVDDFNRRYGLNLTERNVLVTPGSQAIYFFAANAFGGLSSSGELKKVVLPLSPEYTGYGGVSLAPNSVVAYRPRLEIFEADHTFKYRPDFQQLHIDDTTGCVIFSRPCNPTGNVLTDLEVRQIADLGVPYGVPVLIDAAYGPPYPSLNFTELAPVFGGNIVHCLSLSKAGLPGERVGIAIGDREILSVLEAFQTNACIHASRYGQAIAALAIANGALAEVSVNVIRPFYQRKFAVLEETLRAAMANDIPWFLHRGEGGIFAWLWLRDLPMSDWELYQHLKRAGVIVVPGSSFFPGLSAPWRHKQECLRISLTASDEEIALGMQRLAATITQVYQESPNCSYSDVLA, via the coding sequence ATGAATCCTGCACTCTCCCAGATTGGCCAGCAAATGTCCCAACTGACGGGAGTTCGGGCAATCATGAAGGATATTATCGAGACACTGCGCCTGAATCGTGGCCAAGACCTGATTAACCTGAGTGCAGGCAACCCCCTCATTGTCCCTGAGGTTGAGCAACTGTGGCGGGACTGTACCCACGAGCTGCTGGCCAGCCCAGAATTCGGTCAAGTGGTCTGCCGCTATGGTCCCAGCCAGGGGTATGAACCGTTGATTGCTGCGGTGGTGGATGACTTTAATCGCCGCTATGGTCTGAACTTGACGGAGCGCAATGTCCTTGTAACGCCCGGGAGTCAGGCGATCTACTTCTTTGCAGCCAATGCCTTTGGTGGGCTGAGTTCCAGTGGTGAATTAAAGAAAGTGGTGCTCCCCTTAAGTCCCGAATACACGGGGTATGGGGGGGTCAGTCTGGCGCCCAATAGCGTCGTTGCCTATCGTCCACGCCTTGAGATTTTTGAGGCCGATCACACGTTTAAGTATCGTCCGGACTTTCAACAACTGCACATTGATGACACCACGGGCTGTGTCATTTTCTCCCGTCCCTGCAATCCAACGGGAAATGTACTCACAGACCTAGAGGTGCGGCAAATTGCTGATCTGGGGGTGCCCTATGGCGTGCCGGTGTTGATTGATGCTGCCTATGGGCCGCCCTACCCCAGTTTGAACTTTACCGAGCTAGCGCCCGTTTTTGGCGGTAACATTGTTCACTGCCTCAGCCTTTCAAAGGCAGGACTGCCGGGGGAACGGGTGGGGATTGCCATTGGCGATCGCGAGATTTTGAGTGTCCTTGAAGCCTTTCAAACCAATGCCTGCATTCATGCCTCGCGCTACGGTCAGGCGATCGCCGCTTTAGCCATTGCCAACGGTGCCCTAGCCGAAGTGTCCGTCAATGTCATTCGTCCCTTCTATCAACGCAAGTTCGCCGTTCTAGAGGAAACCTTACGCGCCGCCATGGCCAATGATATACCGTGGTTTTTACATCGCGGCGAGGGGGGCATTTTTGCCTGGCTGTGGCTGCGGGATTTGCCGATGAGCGACTGGGAACTCTACCAACACTTGAAGCGAGCAGGGGTCATTGTCGTTCCCGGCAGTTCCTTTTTCCCCGGTCTGAGCGCGCCGTGGCGGCACAAGCAGGAGTGCTTACGCATTAGTCTCACTGCCAGTGACGAGGAAATTGCCCTTGGCATGCAACGCCTCGCCGCCACCATTACACAGGTTTACCAAGAATCCCCTAACTGCTCCTATTCTGATGTGTTGGCGTAG
- a CDS encoding efflux RND transporter periplasmic adaptor subunit, which translates to MAAFIPFVGKASSPWRSLVVGVIAAGLVGGVGLFLWRSRQTPLDLDRYTVPVQDSRDFIARIAATGKVVPGQSVNISPKRAGLLAELYVEQGDRVKAGQIIARMDSRDEQAQLAQAQANLADAIARRDRIVAGNRAEEIAQAEAQVRAATSRAQLAEERLKRNEWLAAEGVIPRDTLAELKANRDSAIANLNEAQKRLQLLQRGSRSEDIRQADAMVAAAQAQVQAARAALEDTVIRAPFTGIITQKYANPGAFVTPTTTASATTSATSTSIVAIAKGLEILAEVPEVDIGQVLVGQPVEIRADAYPGETFQGRVRLVAPEAVVEQNVTFFQVRVSLQTGREKLRSGMNVNLDFLGQKINNALLVPTVAIAVERGQTGVYVVGADQRPKFRPVTIGSSWQDQTQIISGVRVGERVFIDFPERLRPKQE; encoded by the coding sequence ATGGCAGCTTTTATCCCCTTCGTCGGCAAAGCTTCATCCCCTTGGCGATCGCTCGTGGTTGGGGTGATTGCTGCGGGCCTAGTGGGCGGTGTTGGACTATTTCTCTGGCGATCGCGCCAAACGCCCCTTGATTTAGATCGCTACACCGTCCCCGTGCAAGACAGTCGCGATTTCATTGCTCGCATTGCCGCTACGGGCAAAGTCGTACCTGGGCAAAGTGTCAATATCAGTCCAAAGCGAGCGGGCCTTTTGGCAGAACTGTACGTCGAACAGGGGGATCGGGTGAAAGCGGGTCAAATCATTGCCCGTATGGACAGTCGCGATGAACAAGCGCAACTGGCCCAAGCCCAAGCCAACCTAGCCGATGCCATTGCTCGTCGCGATCGCATCGTTGCCGGGAACCGGGCTGAGGAAATTGCCCAAGCTGAAGCCCAAGTGCGAGCCGCCACCAGCCGTGCGCAATTGGCAGAAGAACGCCTGAAACGCAATGAATGGTTAGCGGCGGAGGGGGTCATTCCCCGCGATACTTTGGCTGAGCTCAAGGCCAACCGCGATAGTGCGATCGCCAACCTCAACGAAGCCCAAAAGCGCCTGCAACTCTTACAGCGGGGCTCCCGCAGTGAAGACATCCGCCAAGCAGACGCAATGGTTGCCGCTGCCCAAGCCCAAGTCCAAGCCGCCCGTGCTGCCCTCGAAGATACGGTGATTCGTGCTCCTTTTACGGGGATTATTACCCAGAAGTACGCCAATCCGGGAGCCTTTGTCACACCCACCACGACCGCTTCGGCGACAACCTCAGCCACTTCCACCTCAATTGTGGCGATCGCTAAGGGCTTAGAAATTCTTGCCGAAGTACCAGAAGTGGATATTGGCCAAGTGCTTGTGGGACAACCCGTTGAAATCCGTGCCGATGCCTATCCCGGGGAAACCTTTCAGGGGCGGGTGCGACTTGTAGCTCCCGAGGCAGTGGTGGAGCAAAATGTCACCTTCTTTCAGGTGCGGGTTTCCTTGCAAACAGGGCGAGAAAAGCTGCGTTCTGGGATGAATGTGAACCTAGATTTTCTGGGGCAAAAAATTAACAACGCTCTATTGGTACCCACAGTGGCTATTGCCGTTGAACGTGGCCAAACGGGTGTTTATGTGGTGGGTGCAGACCAACGACCAAAATTCCGCCCCGTCACCATTGGCAGTAGCTGGCAAGATCAAACCCAAATTATCAGTGGTGTCAGGGTCGGTGAGCGCGTCTTTATTGACTTTCCTGAGCGGCTACGTCCGAAACAGGAGTAG
- a CDS encoding VOC family protein, whose amino-acid sequence MAFHHVSIRTANIQRAIAFYECLGFTMDVRFTTGYTLACWLKGWHTRLELLQVPQPKPAADSFHDEHYVGYYHLSFDLSDHPDPLETWLNQVGETLKAQSLPFELLLKPTQQVIGSSLYHIAFIRDCDGLPIEFLQCLGSC is encoded by the coding sequence ATGGCTTTCCACCATGTTTCAATTCGCACAGCGAATATCCAGCGGGCGATCGCCTTCTACGAATGCCTCGGCTTCACAATGGATGTCCGCTTTACCACGGGCTATACCCTCGCCTGTTGGCTCAAGGGCTGGCACACCCGCCTCGAACTTCTGCAAGTCCCGCAACCGAAGCCGGCTGCGGATTCCTTCCACGATGAACACTACGTCGGCTACTACCATCTTTCCTTTGATCTCAGTGACCATCCTGACCCCCTTGAAACATGGCTCAATCAGGTGGGAGAAACCCTAAAGGCCCAGAGTTTACCCTTTGAGCTATTGCTAAAGCCAACGCAGCAGGTGATTGGTTCATCCCTTTATCACATCGCCTTTATCCGAGACTGTGATGGTTTGCCCATTGAATTTTTGCAGTGTCTGGGTTCCTGCTGA
- a CDS encoding leucyl aminopeptidase, which produces MQLQTVPTAIPDWSGDLLAIAVFQTEGTLTLTDPYTTLDQRLNGLLQELINEGEFQGKSGTSLLMRLLPNFPLKKLLLVGLGNREDFNLEALRRTAATIARTARRERAKTLGMALPHETLEAADAAQAIAEGVILALHSDVRFKTDPEARKLLPYPEVVTLLGLGEQTAALTRAQQICDGVILARELVNAPANEVTPVTLAETAQQLAATYGLTAKILEREDCGALGMGAFLGVAQASDLPPKFIHLTYTSPGTVHRKIALVGKGLTFDSGGLNLKTQGGIETMKMDMGGAAAVLGTAKVLGQLKPPGIEVHFIIAATENMISGRALHPGDILTASNGKTIEVNNTDAEGRLTLADALVYAEKLGVDAIVDLATLTGACIVALGDNIAGLWSNNAELAQALQKASDRCGEKFWQMPLENKYFEAMKSQVADMKNTGPRSAGSITAALFLQQFVDHTPWAHLDIAGPVWTEKEDGYNNPCGTGYPVRTLVEWLCSLSS; this is translated from the coding sequence ATGCAACTGCAAACGGTTCCTACAGCAATTCCCGACTGGTCGGGGGATCTACTGGCGATCGCCGTCTTTCAAACGGAAGGCACCCTCACCCTCACCGACCCCTACACGACCCTCGATCAACGCCTCAATGGCCTATTGCAGGAACTCATCAACGAAGGGGAATTTCAAGGCAAGTCTGGTACCTCCCTCCTGATGCGCCTATTACCCAACTTTCCCCTTAAAAAACTCCTTCTTGTTGGCCTTGGCAATCGCGAAGACTTTAACTTAGAAGCCCTCCGTCGCACTGCCGCTACCATTGCCCGCACCGCCCGCCGTGAACGCGCAAAAACCTTAGGCATGGCACTGCCCCATGAAACTTTAGAGGCGGCTGATGCCGCCCAAGCCATTGCCGAAGGGGTTATCCTGGCCCTCCACAGTGATGTCCGCTTCAAGACTGACCCCGAAGCGCGCAAACTTTTGCCCTATCCAGAAGTCGTCACCCTTTTAGGGCTAGGGGAACAAACTGCCGCCTTGACCCGGGCGCAGCAGATTTGCGATGGCGTGATTCTGGCGCGGGAACTTGTCAACGCCCCCGCCAATGAAGTAACCCCCGTCACTCTTGCCGAAACCGCTCAGCAGTTGGCAGCCACCTATGGTCTGACGGCAAAAATTCTGGAACGAGAAGACTGTGGGGCCTTGGGGATGGGTGCTTTTTTAGGGGTGGCTCAGGCCTCTGACCTGCCGCCAAAATTCATCCACCTCACCTACACATCCCCCGGTACTGTTCATAGGAAAATTGCCCTTGTGGGCAAGGGGTTAACGTTTGATTCCGGCGGCCTCAACCTCAAGACCCAAGGGGGCATTGAAACCATGAAAATGGACATGGGGGGAGCCGCAGCCGTTTTGGGAACAGCCAAGGTCCTCGGTCAACTCAAACCCCCTGGCATTGAAGTCCACTTTATTATTGCCGCCACGGAAAATATGATCAGTGGTCGTGCGTTGCATCCAGGGGATATTCTCACCGCCTCCAACGGTAAGACCATTGAGGTCAACAACACCGATGCGGAAGGTCGCCTCACCCTTGCTGATGCCCTTGTCTATGCCGAAAAACTGGGCGTAGATGCGATTGTGGATTTAGCCACCCTGACGGGTGCCTGCATTGTTGCCCTGGGGGATAATATTGCCGGTCTTTGGAGCAATAACGCAGAGTTAGCCCAGGCGCTGCAAAAGGCCAGCGATCGCTGCGGGGAAAAATTCTGGCAAATGCCCCTTGAAAATAAATACTTTGAGGCTATGAAGTCCCAAGTGGCCGACATGAAAAACACAGGCCCGCGATCGGCAGGGTCAATTACTGCCGCCCTATTCCTTCAGCAATTTGTCGACCATACCCCTTGGGCGCACCTTGACATTGCTGGCCCAGTCTGGACCGAAAAAGAGGATGGCTACAACAATCCCTGTGGAACCGGCTACCCCGTGCGTACCCTGGTGGAGTGGCTATGCAGTCTCAGTTCCTAG
- a CDS encoding RsmE family RNA methyltransferase, producing the protein MRSPQRLIVQGRQILDQCVTLTAEQQHYLYHVLRLKVGDELWILDGQGQRWLGQIQGKTVKLLRPDCRETELSTEIILCLALLKAANFEQVLQQATELGVKRIVPIQTARSLLQPSINKYQRWQRILQEAAEQSERLYVPALSDPLSVAEMVSLTPKGYIASLAAPELLWDCLPQMNLSEPIYLAIGPEGGWTASELEQVLAAGWQAVSLGRRTLRAVTAAIASLSVVSHYAERHCVSPQQH; encoded by the coding sequence ATGCGATCGCCCCAACGGCTCATTGTTCAAGGTCGCCAAATTCTCGATCAGTGCGTTACCTTGACTGCTGAGCAGCAGCATTATCTATACCATGTGCTGCGTCTCAAAGTAGGAGATGAACTCTGGATTCTTGACGGTCAGGGTCAGCGGTGGCTGGGGCAAATCCAAGGGAAGACCGTCAAGCTGCTGCGCCCTGATTGCCGTGAGACGGAACTGTCCACTGAGATTATTCTCTGTCTAGCTCTACTCAAAGCAGCGAACTTTGAGCAGGTGTTGCAACAGGCAACGGAATTGGGGGTCAAGCGCATTGTGCCCATTCAAACGGCGCGATCGCTCCTGCAACCCAGTATCAATAAATACCAGCGCTGGCAACGCATTCTCCAAGAGGCCGCCGAGCAAAGTGAGCGTCTTTATGTGCCTGCCCTCAGTGACCCCCTCTCGGTTGCCGAAATGGTCAGCCTCACCCCCAAGGGCTACATTGCCAGTTTGGCTGCCCCGGAACTCCTGTGGGACTGCTTGCCCCAGATGAATCTGTCTGAGCCCATTTATCTAGCGATCGGGCCAGAGGGCGGATGGACAGCCTCAGAACTCGAGCAAGTCTTAGCTGCTGGGTGGCAAGCAGTTTCCTTGGGGCGGCGGACCCTGAGAGCCGTCACCGCCGCGATCGCCAGCCTGAGCGTGGTGAGTCATTATGCTGAGCGACATTGCGTCAGCCCACAACAGCATTGA
- the rpsL gene encoding 30S ribosomal protein S12 — protein sequence MPTIQQLIRQERELLKRKTKSPALKGCPQRRGVCTRVYTTTPKKPNSALRKVARVRLTSGFEVTAYIPGIGHNLQEHSVVMIRGGRVKDLPGVRYHIIRGTLDTAGVKDRKQGRSKYGAKRPKPGEAAATGKKK from the coding sequence ATGCCCACCATCCAGCAACTGATCCGCCAAGAGCGGGAACTGTTGAAAAGAAAAACAAAGTCTCCTGCCCTCAAAGGCTGCCCTCAACGACGTGGGGTATGCACACGGGTCTACACAACAACACCCAAAAAGCCCAACTCTGCCCTGCGTAAAGTGGCACGGGTACGCTTGACCTCTGGCTTCGAAGTGACCGCTTACATTCCGGGAATTGGCCATAACTTACAAGAGCACTCCGTGGTCATGATTCGCGGCGGTCGTGTTAAAGATTTGCCGGGCGTGCGCTACCACATTATTCGTGGCACCCTGGATACCGCCGGTGTCAAAGATCGTAAGCAAGGTCGCTCCAAATATGGTGCCAAGCGTCCCAAACCCGGTGAGGCTGCTGCGACCGGTAAGAAAAAATAA
- the rpsG gene encoding 30S ribosomal protein S7, with translation MSRRTRAQKRPTAPDPVYNNVLVNMLIQRVMRNGKKSLASRIVYEAMKTVQERTGEDALQIFERAVKNATPLVEVKARRVGGATYQVPMEVRPDRGISLALRWLVQFSRKRAGRSMSAKLANELMDAANETGSTIRKREETHKMAEANKAFAHYRY, from the coding sequence ATGTCTCGTCGCACTCGCGCTCAAAAACGGCCTACTGCCCCTGATCCGGTCTATAACAACGTGCTGGTGAATATGTTGATCCAGCGGGTCATGCGCAATGGCAAAAAATCCCTTGCCAGTCGCATCGTCTATGAGGCAATGAAAACCGTCCAAGAGCGCACCGGTGAGGATGCCCTGCAAATTTTTGAGCGTGCAGTGAAAAATGCAACGCCCCTAGTGGAAGTCAAAGCCCGTCGTGTGGGGGGTGCCACCTACCAAGTCCCGATGGAAGTTCGTCCCGATCGCGGGATTTCCCTGGCCCTGCGCTGGTTAGTGCAATTTTCCCGCAAACGAGCCGGTCGGTCGATGTCAGCCAAACTGGCCAATGAATTGATGGATGCTGCCAACGAGACGGGAAGCACCATCCGTAAACGGGAAGAAACCCACAAAATGGCAGAAGCCAACAAGGCCTTTGCCCATTACCGCTACTAA